The following DNA comes from Paraburkholderia sp. PGU19.
AGCAAGCCTGCACCGCCGAGCACGAGCCAGGTTTCGTTGCCGTCCCAGACCGGCGCGACGGTGTTCATCATCATGTCGCGGTCTGCTCGAGCGGAGACGAAGGGAAAGAGGAGCCCGATGCCAAGGTCGAAGCCATCCATCACGACATACATCATGACACCGACAAAGATGATCAATGCCCAGACCAATGACATGTCGAAGCCCATGATCGCTATCTCCCCGTGTCCGTCGCGGCAGTGCCTGCCGCGTCATCGCCGACAGCCGACAGGGGGCGTGCCGGTGTGCGGCTCTGGCCTGGGCCACCCGCCGGTTGTATTGCATCGGGGTAAGGCGTGGGCCCCTTGCGCACGAGGCGCAGAATGTAGGCAATTCCCACGCCGAACACGAAGAAGTACGACACGACGAAGAGCGCCACGGACACCACCAGTTCGGGCACCCCGTGAGGAGAGGACGCATTGGTCGTGCGCATCAGGCCGTAGACGACCCATGGCTGCCGGCCGATCTCGGTCGTGAGCCAACCCGCGAGCAGTGCGAGGAGGCCGGCAGGCGCCATGGCCAGTGCGATGCGCAGGAATGCTCGCTGCCGATAGAGACGCCCATCGCGGCGCAGCGCGAGGCTCCACAGGCCAATCAGGATCATCAGGATACCCAGTCCGACCATCGCGCGAAACGTCCAGAACACGATGGTCGAGTTGGGCCGGTCCTCCGGCGGGAACTCCTTCAAGCCCTTGAACTGCCTGTTCCAGCTGTGCGTGAGGATCAGGCTGCCCAGATGAGGAATCTCGACGGCGAATCGCGTCTGCTCGCGTTGCATGTCCGGCCAGCCGAACAGGATCAGCGGCACCGCCTCGTTGCCGTGGTTCTCCCAATGCCCCTCGACGGCGGCGATCTTCGCGGGCTGATGCTCGAGTGTGTTCAGCCCGTGGGCGTCGCCAACCATTGCCTGAATGGGCGCGACTAGCAGTACCATCCACATCGCCATCGACAGCATCTTGCGGATCGCCTCGTTGTCATTGCCTCGCAGCAGGTGCCAGGCGGCCGATCCCGCCACGAACAGTGCCGTGCTGAGGAAAGCCGCGAGGCTCATGTGAACGAGCCGATACGGGAATGAAGGATTGAAGATGACCTGAAACCAGTGAACAGGCACGACGCGGCCGTCGATGATCTCGTAGCCTTGTGGTGTCTGCATCCAGCTGTTGGACGCCAGGATCCAGGTCGCAGATATCAGTGTGCCCGTTGCGACAAGCGCCGTTGCAACGAAGTGCAGGGTGGGGCCGACCTTGTCCCACCCGAACAGCATCACGCCGAGAAAGCCGGCCTCAAGAAAGAATGCGGTCATCACTTCGTAGGTAAGCAGAGGACCGGTCACGCTTCCGGCGAAATGGGAGAATCCCGCCCAGTTCGTGCCGAACTGGTAGGCCATGACGATACCCGAGACGACGCCCATACTAAAATTGACTGCAAATATCTTGCTCCAGAACTGGTAGAGCTCGCGGTAGACACCGTTGCGTGTACGCAGCCAGCATGCTTCCAGCACTGCCAGATAGTTGGCTAAGCCGATGGTGATCGCAGGGAAAAGAATGTGAAAGGAAACAGTGAAGCCGAACTGGAAGCGGGCGAGGTCTAAGGAAGTCAAGCCAAGCATGCGTTGTTCCTCCAACATGGCGCGAGCGTCCCGCACCGACGCAGCGGACCTTGCGTCGGCGCCGGCCCGTATCTTTTGACAGGGGCCGGCGCGAGCTGGTTATGGACGCGAACAGGCCCTGGCTGATTGCTGAATTCAAAGAACTTCTTGAACAGCTCCGGCGATTGCTGAATGTAGTTGATAGGCTGCGTCATTGATTTCTCCCGCCGACGACGGTAAACACCCCGCTTAGCGGGTGTCGTTAGCGGTAATGCGCCGCACGAAGTCATCGTAGGTGGACGCGGCGTAGAGCGGTAGACACGCAAACTGGCTCACCGTGTTGCCCCTTTGGCACCAATCAAAGGCAAGCAGGCGCGGCGCAGGGTTCTGTCGCACTAAGATGGCCTGTTATACCGCAGTCTACGAGACGAACGATTTGATCGATGAAGCAGAACCTGAATCCGGCTGTGGCGAGGGTGCTGAAGCGCCTGCACTATCCGCTTGATGTAATCCTTCTCTGTGTGCGCTGGTACATTGCGTATCCGCTGAGTCTGCGCCACCTCGAGCAGATGATGGCCGAATGAGGAATTTCGGTTTGCACTGTTGAAAATGGCGATGGGAAATCGGTTAAGGTGTTGGATTGAACGAACTGGTGATCGCCGATGAGTAAGCTGAAAAGTCTTGACGAGTTGTTCGATGGGCGGCATTTTTATCGCGAGATCATCATTCCGTGTGTCCGCTGGTACCTGATGCCGCACGGTATCAAAGTAGGCGCGTAAATCCAGATCTATGA
Coding sequences within:
- a CDS encoding cytochrome ubiquinol oxidase subunit I, which produces MLGLTSLDLARFQFGFTVSFHILFPAITIGLANYLAVLEACWLRTRNGVYRELYQFWSKIFAVNFSMGVVSGIVMAYQFGTNWAGFSHFAGSVTGPLLTYEVMTAFFLEAGFLGVMLFGWDKVGPTLHFVATALVATGTLISATWILASNSWMQTPQGYEIIDGRVVPVHWFQVIFNPSFPYRLVHMSLAAFLSTALFVAGSAAWHLLRGNDNEAIRKMLSMAMWMVLLVAPIQAMVGDAHGLNTLEHQPAKIAAVEGHWENHGNEAVPLILFGWPDMQREQTRFAVEIPHLGSLILTHSWNRQFKGLKEFPPEDRPNSTIVFWTFRAMVGLGILMILIGLWSLALRRDGRLYRQRAFLRIALAMAPAGLLALLAGWLTTEIGRQPWVVYGLMRTTNASSPHGVPELVVSVALFVVSYFFVFGVGIAYILRLVRKGPTPYPDAIQPAGGPGQSRTPARPLSAVGDDAAGTAATDTGR